Proteins encoded within one genomic window of Methanosarcina barkeri str. Wiesmoor:
- a CDS encoding Coenzyme F420 hydrogenase/dehydrogenase, beta subunit C-terminal domain, with amino-acid sequence MAEQKPISKSYLDLKSKVWDEGLCSGCGACIAVCPADALYFETGGDSTHPKSNNYCKAAVDDVPCGACYEVCPRLEEQPSSLLGDYLEITAGKAEFDIPKKQSGGAVTAILANALDTGLVDAVVTVTEDPWTLKPHSMVITKSEALVGQAGSRYNWWVPLVYSLKEAVVNRKYRNIAVVGVPCVVQAVRKMLETDNQLVGPYKKSIRFVMGLFCTESFDYEKLIAGKLKSEYALEPMKVCRIDVKGKLEITLDDGTQYVIPLTELEDTTRPGCSVCTDFTALKADISAGSVGSPDGYTTLVVRTIVGQHILESAVANKKLSVGGEVNLGIIEKLAKKKLARKPE; translated from the coding sequence ATGGCAGAACAGAAACCAATTAGCAAAAGTTACCTTGACCTTAAGTCGAAAGTCTGGGACGAAGGTCTTTGCTCAGGCTGCGGGGCCTGCATTGCAGTCTGCCCTGCTGATGCTCTATACTTCGAAACAGGCGGCGATTCCACACATCCGAAGAGCAATAATTACTGCAAAGCTGCGGTTGACGATGTTCCATGCGGAGCCTGTTACGAGGTTTGTCCGAGACTCGAAGAACAGCCTTCAAGCCTTCTCGGAGATTACCTTGAAATTACTGCTGGAAAAGCCGAGTTTGATATTCCGAAAAAGCAGAGTGGAGGAGCAGTAACAGCAATTCTTGCAAACGCCCTGGATACAGGCCTTGTAGATGCTGTAGTTACGGTTACGGAAGATCCCTGGACCCTCAAGCCTCACTCAATGGTAATAACCAAAAGTGAAGCTCTTGTCGGTCAGGCAGGAAGCCGTTACAACTGGTGGGTTCCTCTTGTTTATTCCCTTAAGGAAGCGGTTGTAAACAGGAAGTACAGGAACATTGCAGTCGTTGGAGTCCCCTGCGTAGTTCAAGCAGTTCGCAAAATGCTTGAAACCGACAACCAACTTGTGGGCCCATACAAAAAATCCATTCGCTTTGTCATGGGGCTTTTCTGCACGGAAAGTTTCGACTACGAAAAACTTATTGCAGGCAAGCTGAAAAGCGAGTACGCTCTCGAACCCATGAAGGTTTGCCGCATTGACGTTAAGGGCAAGCTCGAAATCACCCTCGATGACGGTACACAGTATGTAATTCCCCTTACCGAACTTGAGGATACTACTCGCCCAGGCTGCAGTGTCTGTACGGACTTTACCGCTCTCAAGGCTGATATTTCAGCCGGCTCAGTTGGAAGCCCTGACGGCTACACCACTCTTGTTGTCCGTACTATTGTAGGACAGCACATTCTTGAAAGCGCAGTTGCTAACAAGAAATTGAGCGTTGGCGGTGAAGTAAACTTAGGGATCATTGAAAAGCTTGCAAAAAAGAAGCTTGCAAGAAAACCGGAATGA
- a CDS encoding glutamate synthase-related protein, whose translation MTLGSVPSKFKVSIDRDQCMDCGRCIENCSYGVYRREGDKILIESRKCTGCLRCVAMCPRDAITLTEKPIDYRSHPLWTREVREDIIKQARSGKIILSGMGNARDLPVVYDRLLLDACQVTNPSIDPLREPMELRTYIGKKPSKLNFRKTESGDVELETKLAPNLKLNTPIMIGHMSFGAISLNAQLSMAKAVTELGTYMGTGEGGLHRDLYPYQDHMVVQVASGRFGVNIDYLERGAAIEIKIGQGAKPGIGGHLPGEKVNEEVSRTRMIPVGSDAISPAPHHDIYSIEDLVQLIRSLKEATEWKKPVFVKIAAVHNVAPIAAGIARSSADAVVIDGFRGGTGAAPKVFRDNVGIPIEVAIASVDQKLREQGVRNEISIIASGGIRSSADLAKSIALGADAVNIGTAALVALGCRVCGNCYRNLCPWGIATQRPELVSRLDPERGAVQVSNLIKGWTYELSELMGAAGINSIESLRGNRDRLRGYMLDEEMLKILDVLPAGA comes from the coding sequence ATGACTCTTGGAAGTGTGCCCTCAAAATTTAAGGTCAGTATTGACCGTGACCAATGCATGGACTGCGGGCGCTGTATTGAAAACTGTTCTTATGGCGTGTACAGGAGAGAAGGCGACAAAATTCTGATCGAATCCAGAAAATGTACAGGCTGCCTTCGCTGTGTTGCCATGTGCCCAAGGGATGCAATTACGCTTACAGAGAAACCTATAGATTACCGCAGCCACCCCCTCTGGACCAGAGAAGTCAGAGAGGATATTATTAAACAGGCTCGCAGTGGCAAGATTATCCTTTCAGGAATGGGAAACGCCAGGGATTTGCCAGTTGTCTATGACCGCCTTCTCCTTGACGCCTGCCAGGTTACAAACCCGAGCATTGACCCCCTGAGAGAACCAATGGAACTCAGGACTTACATTGGAAAGAAGCCATCCAAACTCAACTTCAGAAAGACCGAAAGTGGTGACGTAGAGCTCGAAACAAAGCTTGCTCCAAATCTTAAGCTTAATACTCCTATTATGATCGGACATATGAGTTTTGGAGCTATTAGCCTTAACGCCCAACTCAGTATGGCAAAAGCCGTAACAGAGCTCGGAACCTATATGGGAACAGGAGAGGGAGGGCTGCACAGAGACCTCTACCCTTACCAGGACCACATGGTTGTCCAGGTTGCTTCAGGCCGTTTCGGTGTAAATATTGATTACCTTGAAAGAGGCGCGGCCATTGAGATCAAGATTGGTCAAGGAGCAAAACCGGGTATAGGTGGACACCTGCCTGGAGAAAAAGTAAATGAGGAAGTCTCAAGGACCCGTATGATCCCTGTTGGCAGTGATGCTATTAGCCCAGCTCCTCACCATGATATTTACAGTATTGAAGATCTTGTTCAGCTTATTAGAAGCCTGAAAGAAGCAACCGAATGGAAGAAACCGGTCTTTGTTAAGATTGCAGCCGTGCATAACGTGGCTCCAATTGCTGCTGGTATCGCCCGCTCCTCTGCAGATGCAGTAGTAATTGACGGATTCCGCGGTGGGACCGGAGCTGCTCCCAAAGTATTCAGAGACAATGTTGGAATTCCAATTGAAGTTGCAATCGCGAGCGTTGATCAGAAACTCAGGGAACAGGGCGTAAGAAACGAGATATCAATTATTGCAAGCGGCGGAATAAGGAGCAGCGCAGACCTTGCAAAGTCAATTGCTCTCGGAGCAGATGCTGTTAATATCGGGACTGCTGCCCTTGTTGCTCTGGGCTGCAGAGTCTGTGGCAATTGTTATAGAAACCTTTGTCCCTGGGGTATTGCTACCCAGCGTCCAGAGCTTGTGAGCAGGCTTGATCCTGAGAGAGGGGCAGTTCAGGTCTCAAATCTTATTAAGGGTTGGACTTACGAACTCAGTGAACTTATGGGTGCTGCAGGAATCAACAGTATAGAAAGCCTGCGTGGCAATAGAGATCGTCTGCGTGGGTATATGCTGGATGAAGAAATGCTTAAAATCCTTGACGTATTGCCAGCAGGAGCCTGA
- a CDS encoding glutamine amidotransferase family protein has translation MCGIIGFIDRTKSRMDGSSIKAALSLMNERGSGDGAGYAAYGIYPEYADYYALHVFFDDLGEPKKKVDELLQQSGEIVHQEEIPTTPQPGIKKVHIPWRYFFKPSEDLMSGKMASEKDVVTYLVMEVNSNVKGATIFSSGKNMGVFKASGWPEDVANFYRIEDYKGYIWLGHNRYPTNSPGWWGGAHPFNLLNWSVVHNGEITSYGTNQRYVEGYGYKCSLFTDTEVVAYLFDLLGRQHGLSYEMVVKALAPPFWDDIDRMPAKEAELNKAVRLTYGSALMNGPFAIVVGTENGIVGFTDRIKLRPLVVGENGNRLYISSEESAIRVLDPEVKKVYTPRAGEPIIGRFIE, from the coding sequence ATGTGTGGAATAATAGGCTTTATAGACCGAACAAAGTCCAGAATGGACGGGTCGAGCATAAAAGCCGCCCTCAGCCTCATGAATGAAAGAGGCAGTGGAGACGGGGCAGGCTATGCCGCATATGGAATTTATCCGGAATATGCAGACTACTATGCTCTTCATGTTTTCTTTGACGATCTAGGTGAACCAAAAAAGAAGGTAGACGAACTCCTCCAGCAATCGGGAGAAATTGTTCACCAGGAAGAAATCCCGACCACCCCCCAGCCGGGCATAAAGAAAGTACACATTCCATGGAGATATTTCTTTAAGCCCTCAGAAGACCTGATGTCTGGGAAAATGGCTTCTGAAAAAGATGTTGTCACTTACCTAGTCATGGAAGTAAACTCCAATGTAAAAGGAGCTACAATCTTTTCCTCCGGGAAAAATATGGGAGTCTTCAAAGCTTCCGGCTGGCCTGAAGATGTGGCAAACTTTTACAGAATTGAAGATTACAAGGGATATATTTGGCTTGGTCACAACCGTTATCCCACAAACTCTCCGGGTTGGTGGGGAGGCGCCCATCCTTTCAACCTGCTTAACTGGTCAGTAGTGCATAACGGAGAAATTACCTCATATGGCACAAACCAGCGTTATGTTGAAGGATACGGATACAAGTGCTCCCTGTTTACTGATACGGAGGTTGTAGCCTATTTGTTTGACCTGCTTGGAAGACAGCATGGGCTTTCATATGAAATGGTTGTCAAGGCTCTTGCCCCTCCTTTCTGGGACGATATTGATCGGATGCCTGCAAAAGAAGCAGAGTTGAACAAAGCAGTTCGCCTTACTTATGGATCTGCCCTCATGAATGGACCTTTTGCAATCGTAGTCGGGACAGAGAATGGTATTGTTGGTTTTACTGACAGGATTAAACTGCGTCCTCTCGTAGTTGGTGAGAATGGAAACCGGCTTTACATATCCAGCGAAGAATCAGCAATAAGAGTACTTGACCCCGAAGTTAAGAAAGTATACACACCCAGGGCAGGAGAACCAATTATAGGGAGGTTTATTGAATGA